From a single Labrenzia sp. PHM005 genomic region:
- the uvrA gene encoding excinuclease ABC subunit UvrA, whose protein sequence is MTTAKASDSDAWKKDPTKVLSVRGAREHNLKNVDLDLPRNKLIVMTGLSGSGKSSLAFDTIYAEGQRRYVESLSAYARQFLEMMQKPDVDQIDGLSPAISIEQKTTSRNPRSTVGTVTEIYDYMRLLFARVGIPYSPATGLPIESQTVSQMVDRVMDLDEGSRLYLLAPMVRGRKGEYRKELAELMKKGFQRVKIDGTFYEIADAPALDKKFKHDIDVVVDRIVVRDDIAGRLADSLETALKLADGIAIAEFAGETEENGVPKRLIFSEKFACPVSGFTIPEIEPRLFSFNNPFGACPTCDGLGTTLAFEEDLVVPDHTLSLREGAVLPWAKTGSTSPYYAQTLEALCRHFDVSMATPWKDLDAKVQDAILHGTGKTDIEFVYDDGVRSYRTEKPFEGVIGNIERRWRETESTWVREELARFQSDHACPACQGYRLKPEALAVKIADRHIGHITELSIRDAGAWFDQLPAKLNDKQTEIAGRILKEIRERLKFLNDVGLEYLSMARSSGTLSGGESQRIRLASQIGSGLTGVLYVLDEPSIGLHQRDNARLLETLRHLRDLGNTVIVVEHDEDAVLTADYVVDVGPGAGVHGGQVVAHGSPQDVMANGNSLTGQYLSGAKMIPLPMERRKIDKKRKISVKGARGNNLKDVDVDVPLSTFTCVTGVSGGGKSTFLIDTLYKSAARRLNGARDNPAPHDRIEGLEVLDKVIDIDQSPIGRTPRSNPATYTGAFTPIREWFAGMPEAKARGYQPGRFSFNVKGGRCEACQGDGVIKIEMHFLPDVYVTCDVCKGKRYNRETLEVEFKGKSIADVLDMTVEEAADFFSAVPAVRDKMETLARVGLGYIKVGQQATTLSGGEAQRVKLAKELSKRSTGRTLYILDEPTTGLHFHDVAKLLDVLHELVDQGNTVLVIEHNLEVIKTADWIIDLGPEGGDGGGTIVAAGRPEDVASRKESYTGQFLAELLHRRPHRAPDAA, encoded by the coding sequence ATGACGACTGCGAAGGCTTCTGATAGCGACGCCTGGAAAAAAGACCCGACGAAAGTTCTCAGTGTGCGCGGGGCCCGCGAACACAATCTGAAGAACGTCGATCTAGATTTACCGCGCAACAAGCTGATCGTCATGACCGGGCTATCCGGGTCGGGAAAATCGTCTCTTGCTTTCGACACCATCTACGCGGAAGGCCAGCGCCGGTATGTTGAAAGCCTGTCCGCTTATGCCCGCCAGTTCCTGGAGATGATGCAGAAGCCGGATGTCGATCAGATCGACGGCCTGTCTCCGGCAATTTCCATTGAGCAGAAGACGACCTCACGTAATCCGCGCTCTACCGTCGGCACGGTCACGGAAATCTATGACTATATGCGCTTGTTGTTTGCGCGGGTTGGGATTCCGTATTCCCCGGCAACCGGCCTGCCCATCGAAAGCCAGACGGTCAGCCAGATGGTCGACCGGGTCATGGATCTGGACGAAGGCAGCCGCCTGTATTTGCTGGCGCCGATGGTCCGCGGCCGCAAAGGCGAGTACCGTAAGGAACTCGCCGAACTGATGAAAAAGGGCTTCCAGCGGGTTAAGATCGACGGAACCTTTTACGAAATTGCCGATGCTCCCGCGCTCGACAAGAAATTCAAACACGACATCGATGTGGTCGTGGACCGGATTGTCGTGCGCGACGATATCGCCGGCCGCCTGGCCGATTCACTGGAAACAGCGCTGAAACTGGCCGATGGCATCGCAATCGCCGAGTTTGCCGGAGAAACCGAAGAAAACGGCGTTCCAAAGCGGCTGATCTTTTCCGAAAAATTCGCTTGCCCGGTCTCCGGTTTCACCATCCCGGAAATCGAACCACGTCTGTTTTCTTTCAACAACCCGTTTGGTGCCTGTCCAACGTGCGACGGGCTGGGCACTACGCTCGCCTTTGAAGAAGATTTGGTCGTGCCCGACCATACCTTGTCTTTGCGCGAAGGTGCGGTGCTGCCCTGGGCGAAAACCGGCTCCACCTCACCCTATTACGCCCAGACTCTGGAAGCCCTTTGCCGCCATTTTGATGTGTCTATGGCGACACCCTGGAAGGATCTGGACGCGAAAGTTCAGGACGCAATCCTTCATGGCACCGGCAAGACGGACATCGAGTTTGTCTATGACGATGGCGTACGCAGCTACCGGACGGAAAAGCCGTTTGAGGGCGTCATCGGCAACATCGAACGGCGCTGGCGGGAGACAGAATCCACCTGGGTGCGCGAAGAACTCGCCCGGTTCCAGTCCGACCACGCCTGCCCAGCTTGCCAGGGCTACCGCCTGAAACCTGAAGCGCTTGCGGTCAAGATCGCCGATCGGCACATCGGCCATATCACGGAGCTTTCCATTCGCGATGCCGGGGCATGGTTCGACCAGCTTCCGGCAAAGCTCAATGACAAACAGACGGAAATCGCTGGACGGATCCTGAAGGAAATCCGCGAACGGCTGAAGTTCCTCAACGATGTCGGGCTGGAGTATCTCTCCATGGCGCGTTCGTCCGGCACCTTGTCGGGCGGTGAAAGTCAGCGGATCCGCCTTGCGTCTCAGATCGGATCAGGCCTCACCGGCGTTTTGTATGTTCTGGACGAGCCGTCCATCGGCCTGCACCAGCGCGACAACGCCCGGCTTCTGGAAACCTTGCGCCACCTGCGTGATCTCGGGAATACGGTGATTGTCGTTGAACACGACGAGGATGCGGTTCTGACCGCGGACTATGTTGTTGATGTCGGACCAGGCGCCGGTGTGCACGGCGGCCAGGTGGTTGCCCATGGCTCCCCGCAAGATGTCATGGCCAACGGCAACTCCTTGACCGGTCAGTACCTCTCCGGCGCCAAGATGATTCCACTGCCGATGGAACGGCGCAAGATCGACAAGAAACGCAAGATCTCTGTCAAAGGCGCGCGCGGCAACAACCTCAAGGATGTTGATGTCGACGTCCCGCTCAGCACATTTACCTGTGTCACCGGCGTGTCCGGTGGCGGCAAATCCACCTTCTTGATCGATACGCTTTATAAGTCGGCCGCGCGGCGTTTGAATGGTGCCCGCGACAACCCGGCGCCGCATGACCGCATCGAAGGCCTGGAGGTGCTCGACAAGGTGATCGATATCGATCAATCACCGATCGGCCGGACGCCGCGCTCCAACCCGGCCACCTACACCGGCGCTTTTACGCCGATCCGCGAATGGTTCGCCGGCATGCCTGAGGCGAAGGCCCGTGGTTATCAGCCGGGCCGGTTCTCGTTCAACGTCAAAGGCGGACGCTGCGAGGCCTGCCAGGGCGACGGTGTGATCAAGATCGAGATGCACTTCCTGCCCGATGTTTATGTCACTTGCGATGTCTGCAAGGGCAAACGCTACAACCGCGAGACCCTGGAAGTCGAGTTCAAGGGCAAATCAATTGCCGATGTTCTCGATATGACTGTTGAAGAGGCGGCTGACTTCTTCTCAGCGGTCCCCGCTGTCCGCGACAAGATGGAAACGCTGGCGCGGGTCGGGCTCGGCTATATCAAAGTCGGCCAGCAAGCGACCACGCTGTCGGGCGGTGAAGCGCAGCGGGTCAAGCTCGCCAAAGAACTCTCCAAACGCTCCACCGGCCGCACGCTCTACATTCTGGATGAACCGACCACGGGCCTACACTTCCATGATGTCGCCAAACTGCTCGATGTTCTTCACGAACTTGTCGATCAGGGCAACACCGTGCTGGTGATTGAACACAATCTGGAAGTCATCAAAACCGCCGACTGGATCATAGATCTCGGCCCGGAAGGCGGCGACGGAGGCGGCACAATTGTCGCCGCCGGACGGCCGGAGGACGTGGCTTCGAGAAAAGAGAGCTACACAGGCCAGTTTCTTGCAGAATTGTTGCACCGTAGGCCACACCGTGCTCCAGATGCTGCTTGA
- a CDS encoding sulfotransferase, whose amino-acid sequence MDKHFILTLGRSGSNSLVNMLNQHPEVINYGEVLGDWNELRRLQKRLGLWRHDDAAYLDALLGDARILRGVNLARTVRKLLRFRFQEIKNLSGVRTVGIKDFSLNLSILNIKDYFESRPDIKVIGLSRPQILDRMLSSFLLGKTGVVARTEIADKPPLISLDTNTLVHDLETIDKENLELDAMLATLPASQVLRIDYKELYRSTESREAIMSEVFRFLNVADVQVNTRMRKIVENGPLKAIENLEECRKAVSGTRFEDLFYAETPDQS is encoded by the coding sequence ATGGACAAACATTTCATACTGACGTTGGGAAGAAGCGGCAGCAATTCGCTGGTAAATATGCTCAACCAACATCCTGAAGTAATCAATTACGGCGAAGTATTAGGGGACTGGAATGAACTTCGCAGACTTCAAAAGCGCCTGGGCCTTTGGCGCCATGACGATGCTGCCTATCTGGACGCTCTCTTAGGAGATGCTCGGATTTTGCGAGGAGTCAACCTGGCTCGCACCGTGCGAAAGTTGTTACGCTTTCGTTTTCAGGAGATCAAGAATTTGTCAGGTGTCCGGACCGTGGGCATCAAGGACTTTTCTCTGAATCTTAGCATTCTGAACATCAAAGATTATTTTGAGAGCAGACCGGATATCAAGGTTATTGGTTTGTCGCGACCGCAAATCCTTGATCGGATGCTATCCTCGTTCCTACTAGGCAAAACAGGAGTTGTCGCGCGAACCGAGATCGCCGACAAACCGCCGCTCATCAGCTTGGACACCAATACATTGGTTCATGACCTGGAAACAATAGACAAAGAGAATCTAGAGCTCGATGCCATGCTGGCAACCCTACCTGCATCTCAGGTTTTGCGGATCGATTACAAAGAGCTCTATCGTTCAACTGAATCCCGCGAAGCTATCATGAGCGAGGTCTTCCGTTTTCTCAATGTAGCAGATGTTCAGGTAAACACCCGCATGCGGAAAATAGTAGAAAATGGGCCGCTCAAAGCTATCGAGAACCTTGAAGAATGCCGAAAAGCTGTAAGCGGAACTCGATTTGAGGACCTGTTTTACGCAGAAACACCAGACCAGTCGTAG
- a CDS encoding DUF1127 domain-containing protein: MFDTVVRKYNNWKSYRRAVDELSALSSRELQDLGISRGDIKFVARRSFEG; this comes from the coding sequence ATGTTCGACACTGTTGTGCGCAAATACAACAACTGGAAAAGCTACCGCCGTGCGGTGGATGAGCTTTCCGCCCTGTCCAGCCGTGAGCTGCAGGATCTCGGCATCAGCCGCGGCGACATCAAGTTTGTAGCCCGCCGCAGCTTCGAAGGCTGA
- a CDS encoding DUF1127 domain-containing protein, which translates to MIDIVRKFNNWKSYRRTYDELSNLTNRELDDLGIARTEIARFAREAIK; encoded by the coding sequence ATGATCGATATCGTACGGAAATTCAACAACTGGAAAAGCTACCGCCGGACCTACGACGAGCTGTCCAACCTGACCAACCGCGAGTTGGACGATCTGGGCATCGCCCGCACCGAGATCGCACGTTTCGCCCGCGAAGCTATTAAATAA
- the trmFO gene encoding methylenetetrahydrofolate--tRNA-(uracil(54)-C(5))-methyltransferase (FADH(2)-oxidizing) TrmFO — MSPLHVIGGGLAGSEAAWQIAEAGFDVVLHEMRPVRKTDAHQTDGLAELVCSNSFRSDDSEQNAVGLIHHELRQLGSLIMASADAHQVPAGSALAVDRHGFSDAVTKALEDHPRITISREEVAGLPPEDWEKVIIATGPLTSPALSEAVLAKSGEDALAFFDAIAPIVHFESIDLDKAWFQSRYDKVGPGGTGKDYLNCPMDKEQYEAFIDALLEGESTDFKEWEENTPYFDGCLPIEVMASRGRETLRHGPMKPMGLTNAHNPDVKPYAVVQLRQDNALGTLYNMVGFQTKLKYGAQGDIFKMIPGLENAQFARLGGLHRNTFLNSPKVLDGSLRLKADPRLRFAGQITGCEGYVESASVGCMAGLFAVMELKGQDIITPPETTAMGALLGHITQGHISRDDGAGKPRSFQPMNVNFGLFPPVEAPTKDADGRRIKGKEKTKAKKLAMTERAKADFKDWQTRIGAVREAAE, encoded by the coding sequence ATGTCCCCCCTCCATGTCATTGGCGGCGGCCTTGCAGGTTCCGAAGCTGCCTGGCAAATCGCTGAAGCCGGTTTTGATGTCGTGCTGCATGAAATGCGTCCGGTCCGGAAAACCGACGCCCATCAGACCGATGGCTTGGCCGAGCTTGTCTGCTCCAATTCGTTCCGCTCCGACGATTCTGAGCAAAACGCGGTCGGACTGATCCACCATGAGCTCCGCCAGCTCGGCTCCTTGATCATGGCGTCCGCAGATGCTCATCAAGTTCCGGCCGGAAGTGCGCTCGCCGTCGACCGGCACGGTTTCTCTGATGCCGTCACAAAGGCATTGGAAGACCATCCGAGGATCACCATTTCCCGCGAAGAAGTTGCCGGTCTGCCGCCGGAAGACTGGGAGAAGGTCATCATCGCCACGGGCCCGCTTACGTCTCCGGCACTCTCCGAAGCAGTTCTTGCTAAAAGCGGTGAGGATGCCCTGGCGTTTTTTGATGCCATCGCGCCGATCGTCCACTTTGAGTCCATCGACCTCGACAAGGCCTGGTTCCAGTCCCGCTATGATAAGGTCGGACCGGGCGGCACCGGTAAGGACTATCTCAACTGCCCGATGGATAAGGAGCAATACGAGGCCTTTATCGACGCTCTTCTGGAAGGCGAGTCGACCGATTTCAAAGAATGGGAAGAAAACACGCCGTATTTCGATGGCTGTTTGCCGATCGAGGTGATGGCCTCCCGCGGCCGCGAAACCCTGCGCCATGGCCCTATGAAACCGATGGGTCTGACCAACGCGCACAATCCGGACGTCAAACCCTATGCAGTGGTTCAGCTGCGCCAGGACAATGCGCTGGGTACGCTCTACAACATGGTCGGTTTCCAGACGAAGCTGAAGTACGGCGCCCAAGGCGACATTTTCAAGATGATCCCGGGCCTGGAAAATGCACAATTTGCCCGCCTCGGCGGACTGCACCGCAACACCTTCTTGAATTCGCCGAAAGTCCTTGACGGGTCGCTCCGTCTAAAAGCCGATCCGCGCCTGCGCTTTGCCGGGCAGATCACCGGCTGCGAAGGCTACGTGGAATCGGCCAGTGTCGGCTGCATGGCTGGGCTGTTCGCGGTCATGGAACTCAAGGGGCAAGACATTATCACGCCGCCGGAAACCACCGCCATGGGCGCTCTGCTTGGTCATATCACCCAGGGTCACATCAGCCGCGATGACGGTGCCGGCAAACCGCGCTCCTTCCAGCCAATGAACGTCAATTTCGGCCTATTCCCTCCGGTTGAAGCACCGACTAAGGACGCCGATGGCAGGCGTATCAAGGGCAAGGAAAAAACCAAAGCTAAGAAGCTCGCCATGACAGAGCGGGCCAAGGCTGATTTCAAAGATTGGCAAACCCGCATCGGCGCAGTGCGCGAGGCTGCTGAGTAA
- a CDS encoding HAD-IA family hydrolase → MLQLDRAYSAVLFDMDGTLLDSRVAVERVLTDWAEANSIDPPALLAVSHGRRTIDVVREFAKPGMDCETEAAKIESAEIAEVRGVVAIPGAIDLLNRLPSMRWAIVTSAGHKLAIRRLTAAGIPIPEVLVTAENIENGKPDPTGYLLAAEKLGTNAKDCLVFEDAPAGIQAGLNAGSDVIAIGYASPGDKTPDCPVITDFRDITFRLD, encoded by the coding sequence ATGTTGCAATTGGATCGAGCTTATTCGGCTGTTCTTTTCGATATGGATGGAACGCTATTGGACTCCCGTGTAGCCGTTGAAAGAGTCTTGACGGATTGGGCTGAGGCCAACTCAATCGACCCTCCTGCATTACTCGCAGTTTCACATGGCCGGCGGACAATTGATGTCGTTCGTGAATTCGCGAAACCTGGTATGGATTGCGAGACCGAGGCAGCAAAAATCGAATCTGCTGAAATAGCCGAAGTCCGAGGGGTAGTTGCAATTCCCGGTGCTATAGATCTTTTGAACCGATTGCCGTCAATGCGTTGGGCCATCGTAACATCTGCCGGACATAAACTCGCAATTCGACGGTTAACAGCCGCAGGAATTCCCATTCCCGAAGTACTCGTGACCGCTGAAAACATCGAAAATGGAAAGCCTGATCCTACAGGCTACTTATTAGCCGCAGAAAAACTCGGTACTAATGCGAAGGATTGTTTGGTCTTTGAAGACGCGCCTGCCGGAATTCAAGCCGGGCTAAATGCGGGAAGTGACGTGATCGCGATCGGCTACGCCTCCCCAGGTGATAAGACACCGGATTGTCCAGTCATTACAGACTTCCGGGACATCACTTTCAGGCTCGATTGA
- a CDS encoding GrpB family protein produces the protein MVELTDYQTVWAEQYQDEAARISQVLGPNLVAIHHIGSTAVPGLVAKPIIDLMGEVNSLEASDAMNREMQFLGYEVMDAYGIPGRRYYRKFNSERRRTHHLHVFLSGSDHVTRHLAFRDYLIAHAEAAKAYADLKLRLVTIDDGDWDSYLIGKEKFIKDTERMALEWSARMGA, from the coding sequence ATGGTTGAGCTTACCGACTACCAAACCGTTTGGGCGGAACAGTACCAAGATGAAGCTGCTAGGATTTCCCAGGTTCTGGGACCGAACCTGGTTGCGATCCATCACATCGGCAGCACCGCGGTGCCGGGCCTGGTGGCCAAACCGATTATTGATCTGATGGGTGAAGTCAATTCGCTGGAAGCCTCCGATGCCATGAACCGCGAAATGCAGTTTCTCGGGTATGAGGTGATGGACGCCTATGGCATCCCAGGCCGGCGCTACTATCGGAAATTCAATTCAGAGCGGCGTAGAACCCACCACCTTCATGTGTTTTTGTCAGGTTCCGATCATGTCACACGGCATCTGGCTTTCCGGGACTATCTGATTGCGCATGCGGAGGCCGCGAAAGCCTATGCGGATCTGAAACTCCGGCTGGTAACTATCGATGACGGTGACTGGGACAGTTACCTGATTGGCAAAGAGAAGTTCATCAAAGACACCGAACGCATGGCGCTGGAGTGGTCCGCAAGAATGGGAGCTTGA
- a CDS encoding phytoene/squalene synthase family protein, producing MDKDFDHAVEVVRQYDKDRYLSALLAPEAHRPGLMALYAFNVEIARVRESVSEPLPGEVRLQWWRDLLEGTEHGAVASNPIANALLQTIESYKLPKHGLIAMTEARIFDLYNDPMPSLNDLEGYTGETVSGLIQLACYVLNSGEDPKVATAAGHAGVAYGMTGLLRALPWHATRQQLYLPKDLLKRHGVDPQTIFKGQMTAELGAALTEMRGHIRHHLERVRQAVDDVPKPCRNAFLPLALVEPFLKKMETPGFDPLKQTVELSQLRRQWILWRTRNKSLSAI from the coding sequence ATGGACAAGGACTTCGATCACGCCGTAGAGGTCGTGCGCCAGTATGACAAGGACCGCTACTTAAGCGCCTTGCTGGCTCCTGAGGCACACCGGCCCGGCCTGATGGCACTTTATGCCTTCAATGTGGAAATAGCCCGTGTCCGGGAAAGCGTGTCGGAGCCGTTGCCCGGCGAAGTCCGCCTGCAATGGTGGCGCGATCTCCTGGAAGGAACGGAACACGGTGCCGTTGCCTCCAATCCGATTGCGAATGCACTTCTTCAAACCATTGAGAGCTACAAGCTGCCAAAACATGGCTTGATTGCTATGACCGAGGCGCGGATCTTTGACCTCTATAATGATCCCATGCCGAGCCTCAATGACCTGGAAGGTTATACCGGTGAAACGGTTTCAGGTCTGATCCAGTTGGCCTGCTATGTCTTGAACTCCGGCGAGGACCCCAAAGTTGCGACCGCTGCGGGGCACGCGGGCGTTGCCTATGGCATGACGGGACTTCTGCGTGCTTTGCCGTGGCACGCGACACGGCAACAACTCTATCTGCCGAAGGATCTCCTGAAGCGCCATGGCGTGGATCCGCAGACCATCTTCAAGGGCCAAATGACAGCAGAACTCGGCGCGGCCTTGACGGAAATGCGCGGTCATATCCGTCATCATCTCGAGCGCGTCCGGCAAGCGGTGGACGACGTTCCGAAACCTTGCCGGAACGCCTTTTTGCCGCTGGCCCTGGTTGAACCGTTCTTGAAGAAGATGGAAACACCAGGATTTGATCCACTCAAACAGACAGTGGAACTTTCACAGCTTCGCCGACAGTGGATTTTGTGGCGCACCAGAAACAAATCTTTGTCCGCTATTTAG
- a CDS encoding Mth938-like domain-containing protein → MKGLEIRDAHFPGRAPLDAYGDGGFRFAEMSHRGSLLCVPSGIYGWNLNKPSEFNHEAFEKVLEERADIEVLLVGTGLDLLPLPADLKAMFREAGILADPMSTGAAVRTYNVLLSEERAVAAALLAVD, encoded by the coding sequence GTGAAGGGACTTGAAATTCGCGATGCCCATTTCCCGGGGCGGGCCCCTCTGGACGCTTACGGCGACGGCGGGTTCCGCTTTGCGGAAATGTCGCATCGCGGCTCTCTTTTGTGCGTGCCAAGCGGCATCTACGGTTGGAACTTGAACAAACCGTCCGAATTCAACCACGAAGCCTTTGAAAAGGTTTTGGAAGAACGTGCTGATATCGAAGTACTTCTGGTTGGAACCGGTCTGGACCTCCTGCCGCTCCCGGCGGATTTGAAAGCCATGTTCCGCGAAGCCGGGATTTTGGCCGATCCCATGTCCACTGGCGCTGCGGTGCGCACCTACAATGTTCTACTCTCCGAAGAACGGGCAGTCGCGGCAGCGCTGCTCGCTGTGGACTAA
- the secF gene encoding protein translocase subunit SecF: MLLRLVPDNTKFKFMWLRKISFPLSILLVVASLAGFFTVGLNFGIDFKGGTIIEIKTDGPADIGAIRSELSSLNLGDVQVQEFGAPDDILIRVEEQPGGELAQQSVVGKVRTIFADDNVDFRRVEVVGPRVSGELAQAGAIAVIASLLAIMFYIWFRFEWHFAVGAILTTANDVVVTVGLFVLLQLDFSLSSIAAVLTIIGYSLNDTVVVYDRIRENLRKYKKKPLTELLDLSINETLSRTTMTSVTTLLALIALYAFGGEVIQSFTLAMIFGIVIGTYSSIFLAAPFLILLNLRSDALAPKDEDGEKGEGSEAAV, translated from the coding sequence ATGTTGCTGAGACTTGTTCCGGACAACACGAAATTCAAATTCATGTGGCTGCGGAAAATCAGTTTTCCGCTGTCTATCCTGCTGGTGGTTGCTTCACTTGCGGGGTTCTTCACCGTCGGCCTGAATTTCGGCATCGATTTTAAAGGTGGCACGATCATCGAGATCAAGACCGATGGCCCGGCCGATATCGGTGCGATCCGCTCCGAATTGTCGAGCCTCAACTTGGGCGATGTTCAGGTGCAGGAGTTTGGTGCGCCAGACGACATCCTGATCCGGGTTGAAGAACAGCCAGGCGGTGAACTTGCCCAGCAATCGGTTGTCGGCAAGGTGCGGACCATCTTTGCCGATGACAATGTTGACTTCCGCCGTGTTGAAGTGGTCGGTCCACGCGTTTCCGGCGAGCTGGCCCAGGCTGGCGCGATCGCGGTGATCGCATCGCTTTTGGCGATCATGTTCTACATCTGGTTCCGCTTCGAATGGCACTTTGCCGTTGGGGCGATCCTGACCACGGCCAACGACGTGGTGGTCACTGTCGGCCTGTTTGTGCTGTTGCAGCTGGACTTCTCCTTGTCGAGTATCGCGGCCGTCCTGACGATTATCGGGTATTCGCTCAACGATACCGTGGTTGTCTATGACCGGATCCGTGAGAACCTCAGGAAATACAAGAAGAAGCCACTGACCGAGCTGCTGGATCTTTCGATCAACGAAACCCTGTCGCGGACGACCATGACCTCTGTCACCACCTTGCTGGCCTTGATCGCGCTTTATGCGTTTGGCGGTGAAGTGATCCAGTCGTTCACATTGGCGATGATCTTCGGCATCGTGATTGGCACCTATTCGTCGATCTTCCTTGCAGCTCCGTTCCTAATCCTGTTGAACCTTCGGTCCGATGCTCTGGCACCGAAAGATGAAGACGGTGAAAAGGGCGAAGGGTCGGAAGCGGCGGTCTGA
- the secD gene encoding protein translocase subunit SecD yields the protein MLYFARWKIALIVLVVVAGFVTTLPNFFSAKTIESWPDFLPKNQMVLGLDLQGGAYLLYEIDQKDYIQKRMKALVSDMRGSLRESPRIGYTGLGVQGEAAQVRIRDLTRLAEAEERLQPLVNPLVSNIFAGQPVNEFEITVTDDGLVRFTYSEQGLADRMTNIVQQSIEVIRRRVDELGTTEPNIQRQGTDRILVEAPGEDDPERLKDLVGQTAQLTFHMVDTSMSGDQALQSRPPVGTVVMMSVDDPPLPYLLEEAPLLSGEDLVDAQVSFDQRNNEPVVNFRFNTSGARKFSTVTQQNVGRPFAIVLDEEVISAPVIREPITGGAGQISGNFTVDGANDLAVLLRAGALPAKLTVIEERSIGPGLGADSIESGKMASIIAGVLVIVFMILAYGRFGVIADIALVGNMFLIFGALTFLQATLTLPGIAGIVLTIGMAVDANVLIFERIREEARAGRSAISAIDAGYKRALGTILDANITTLIAAVILFQLGSGPVRGFAVTLAIGIFTTVFSAFTFSRLLVALWVRFRRPSVLPI from the coding sequence ATGCTCTATTTCGCACGCTGGAAAATTGCGCTCATCGTCCTCGTGGTTGTCGCGGGATTTGTGACGACGTTGCCCAACTTCTTTTCCGCAAAAACCATCGAAAGCTGGCCGGACTTCCTGCCGAAGAACCAGATGGTCCTCGGGCTTGACCTCCAGGGCGGGGCTTACCTGCTCTATGAGATCGACCAGAAGGATTACATTCAAAAGCGCATGAAAGCGCTTGTCAGCGACATGCGGGGATCGCTGCGCGAAAGCCCAAGGATCGGCTACACCGGTCTTGGGGTGCAGGGCGAAGCCGCCCAGGTCCGCATTCGTGATCTGACACGCCTGGCTGAAGCAGAAGAACGCCTGCAGCCGCTGGTCAATCCGTTGGTCTCCAACATCTTTGCCGGTCAGCCGGTGAATGAGTTTGAGATTACGGTCACTGACGATGGCCTCGTCCGCTTCACCTACTCTGAGCAAGGCCTTGCTGACCGGATGACCAACATCGTCCAGCAGTCGATCGAAGTCATCCGCCGCCGCGTCGATGAACTGGGCACGACGGAGCCGAACATTCAACGTCAGGGCACAGACCGGATCCTGGTGGAAGCTCCGGGTGAAGATGACCCGGAACGGCTCAAGGATCTTGTGGGTCAGACAGCACAATTGACGTTCCACATGGTCGACACTTCCATGTCCGGCGATCAGGCGCTGCAAAGCCGTCCGCCGGTTGGCACTGTCGTCATGATGTCGGTGGATGATCCGCCGCTGCCATATCTCTTGGAAGAAGCACCGCTTTTGTCTGGTGAAGATCTGGTGGATGCGCAGGTCAGCTTCGACCAGCGTAACAATGAGCCGGTTGTCAATTTCCGTTTCAACACCTCCGGTGCCCGGAAATTCTCAACAGTTACCCAGCAAAATGTTGGCCGTCCGTTTGCGATCGTACTCGACGAGGAAGTCATTTCCGCACCTGTTATCCGCGAGCCGATTACAGGCGGCGCGGGTCAGATTTCCGGCAACTTCACCGTTGATGGGGCAAACGACCTTGCTGTCTTGCTTCGTGCCGGTGCCTTGCCGGCCAAGCTGACGGTCATCGAAGAACGGTCCATTGGTCCGGGTCTTGGTGCCGATTCCATTGAATCCGGCAAGATGGCCTCCATCATCGCTGGTGTCCTGGTGATTGTGTTCATGATCCTGGCCTACGGACGGTTCGGCGTCATTGCGGATATCGCACTTGTTGGGAATATGTTCCTGATTTTTGGAGCCCTAACGTTCCTGCAAGCCACGCTCACCTTGCCGGGCATCGCCGGTATCGTTTTGACCATCGGTATGGCGGTGGACGCCAACGTGCTGATCTTTGAACGTATCCGCGAAGAAGCGCGGGCAGGACGGTCGGCCATTTCTGCGATTGATGCGGGCTACAAGCGGGCGCTTGGCACCATCTTGGACGCCAACATCACCACGCTGATTGCCGCCGTTATCCTGTTCCAGCTTGGATCCGGACCGGTTCGCGGCTTCGCCGTGACCCTGGCGATCGGGATTTTCACCACCGTTTTCTCAGCCTTCACGTTCAGCCGGCTTTTGGTCGCCCTCTGGGTGCGCTTCCGCCGTCCGTCCGTCTTGCCGATTTGA